The following are from one region of the Candidatus Aminicenantes bacterium genome:
- a CDS encoding peptidase: MKIMVALITLFLAVGPAVLDACTLIAAGKKATIDGSVLVSHTDTGADSRIFRVPAQTFKPGAMAPVYLDIQDASLPLGDNGRILGYVPQVEQTYAYFHSAYSHINEHQLAIGESTTSMRPELAVTHETGKQIMTIEQAMIFALQRHKNAREATAFIGSLCTEYGFLPSSGADGAEALVIADPNEAWVFEVFSVGPGWTPESGGPGAIWAARRLPDDQAIIIPNWSTIKQIHIDNPAEFMASANYKQEAIERGWYDPASGLPFIWQDAYAPPPLEWATSRYWSFFHVFAPDAVNLPERMLEKDPHKGLNQYYQVVEPLALYPFSAKPEKPLAPQDIMAFQRSVHEGSIYDMSEDPAWYVLDGKGGFKKSPLATPFPGNELRRLLRITNRRPVARHRGHYGMVAQLRSWLPAAIGGIYYVYLDNPYFSPYVPIYAGNLSVDPTYHTYNPQKYEQKSARWAIDFVDNLARLQFQDAIKDVRARRDPFEEKMFVDMAAIEQKAAAMYKKNPRKARRLLTDFSNRQMREVTHMFTELRDELIVKYTNNRE; the protein is encoded by the coding sequence ATGAAAATCATGGTTGCGTTGATTACGCTTTTTTTGGCCGTGGGACCAGCCGTTCTGGACGCCTGCACCCTGATCGCGGCCGGCAAAAAAGCCACAATAGACGGATCGGTACTGGTTTCACATACGGATACCGGAGCGGACTCGCGGATTTTCCGGGTCCCGGCCCAAACCTTCAAGCCCGGCGCCATGGCCCCGGTGTACCTGGACATCCAGGACGCCTCCCTGCCCCTGGGTGACAACGGCCGCATCCTGGGCTACGTCCCCCAGGTGGAACAAACCTATGCCTACTTTCATTCCGCCTATTCCCACATCAACGAGCACCAACTGGCCATCGGCGAAAGCACCACCTCCATGCGCCCGGAACTGGCCGTCACCCACGAAACCGGCAAACAGATCATGACCATTGAGCAGGCCATGATCTTTGCGCTGCAACGGCACAAAAACGCGCGTGAAGCCACCGCGTTTATCGGAAGCCTGTGTACTGAATACGGGTTTCTGCCGTCCAGCGGCGCGGACGGCGCCGAAGCCCTGGTCATTGCCGACCCTAATGAAGCCTGGGTGTTCGAAGTGTTTTCCGTGGGCCCGGGCTGGACACCTGAAAGCGGCGGACCCGGCGCCATCTGGGCCGCCCGGCGCCTGCCCGACGACCAGGCGATCATCATACCCAACTGGAGCACCATCAAACAGATCCACATCGACAACCCGGCCGAGTTCATGGCTTCCGCCAACTACAAGCAGGAGGCGATCGAGCGCGGATGGTACGATCCGGCATCCGGCCTGCCCTTTATCTGGCAGGACGCCTACGCGCCGCCGCCGCTGGAATGGGCCACCAGCCGCTACTGGTCTTTCTTCCACGTTTTCGCCCCCGATGCCGTCAACCTGCCTGAGCGCATGCTTGAAAAGGACCCCCATAAAGGCCTGAACCAGTACTACCAGGTAGTGGAACCCCTGGCCCTCTACCCCTTCTCCGCAAAACCGGAAAAACCCCTTGCCCCCCAAGACATCATGGCGTTCCAGCGATCGGTGCACGAGGGATCCATCTACGACATGAGCGAAGACCCGGCCTGGTACGTTCTGGACGGCAAGGGCGGGTTCAAAAAGAGCCCCCTGGCCACGCCATTCCCCGGAAACGAACTGCGCCGCCTGTTGCGCATCACCAATCGCAGGCCGGTGGCGCGGCACCGGGGTCATTACGGTATGGTGGCGCAATTGCGAAGCTGGCTGCCCGCGGCCATCGGCGGCATCTACTACGTTTACCTGGACAACCCCTATTTTTCCCCCTACGTCCCCATCTATGCGGGCAACCTTTCCGTGGATCCCACCTACCACACTTACAACCCGCAGAAGTATGAACAGAAGTCCGCGCGCTGGGCCATCGACTTCGTGGACAACCTGGCACGCCTGCAGTTCCAGGATGCCATCAAGGACGTGCGCGCCCGCCGCGATCCCTTTGAGGAAAAGATGTTCGTGGACATGGCGGCAATCGAACAGAAAGCCGCGGCCATGTACAAAAAGAATCCACGAAAGGCCCGCAGACTCTTAACCGATTTCTCAAACCGGCAGATGCGTGAAGTCACGCATATGTTTACTGAACTGCGTGACGAACTGATCGTGAAGTATACGAACAACAGGGAATAA
- a CDS encoding ferrous iron transport protein A — protein MSQIDLLCAPVDRELTVVDILAGPHPRRRLISMGIHPGDRLMKYKSANWGPVLVRNVTQNATRIAIGRGLAQKIIVTP, from the coding sequence ATGTCTCAAATAGATCTTTTGTGTGCGCCTGTTGACCGGGAATTAACCGTGGTGGATATCCTGGCCGGACCCCATCCCCGTCGCCGCCTGATCTCCATGGGCATTCATCCGGGTGATCGCCTGATGAAATACAAGTCCGCCAACTGGGGGCCCGTTCTGGTGCGCAACGTCACCCAGAACGCCACCCGCATTGCCATCGGCAGGGGCCTGGCCCAGAAAATCATCGTTACCCCATGA
- the feoB gene encoding ferrous iron transport protein B, translating into MKKAFTIALVGQPNSGKSTLFNVLSDRKVMASNFSGTSVEISRSDMVARGRVFHVVDLPGIYSLNPGDEAENVTLRFLMEQEVDLIVNVVDASLLSRSLELTVELAELGIPMVIALNMWDEAGRKGLQIYPEKLEERLGIKVRPTSALYGKGVVRLVETSYRCLVGECDPPRRLLYTSHIEELVRDLEARIRPRIRPPLRGSARFYAIKLLENTDFLPDTVMRGLNRYAKQLHRIIRDSHHIEPYEAVSYERHHLAMKLTEEISHFVDRRSRSLRERLDRFLLHPVAGQFFMLLYLVLFFVVIFQVGNLLSGLMEPLLERIPPLYAGLRNAAPFWWHTVNGAYQGFAGALGIVLPYFLPLSFLTALFMDTGYLARMAFLLDGVMHRIGLHGKSVAPFIMGMGCSVPAVYATRIIENRRDRTLTAILIPFIPCSARTAVIFALTAAFAGPLGAVFAYLLVAVVIGASGKLMTLFLGKPTGLILEIPDLRVPSAVVSLRKTWTMIREFLFVAVPFLVAGSIGMSWLELAKIDRAVNAFLAPFLQSVLGLPAALGAVLVFAFFRKELVLIMATVALGAATLSTLPLTPEQVMVFVVFVTFYFPCFSTFVVMWKEFGARIAWGSAALSLVVATLAAQLVRVLW; encoded by the coding sequence ATGAAGAAGGCGTTCACCATCGCCCTGGTGGGACAGCCGAACTCAGGCAAAAGTACGCTCTTCAATGTTTTGTCCGACCGCAAGGTCATGGCGTCAAATTTTTCCGGCACTTCGGTTGAAATCAGCCGTAGCGACATGGTGGCGCGCGGGCGGGTATTCCACGTGGTGGACCTGCCGGGAATCTATTCGCTTAATCCCGGTGATGAAGCGGAAAACGTTACCTTGCGTTTCCTGATGGAACAAGAGGTGGATTTAATCGTCAACGTGGTGGATGCCTCGCTGTTGTCGCGCAGCCTGGAACTTACCGTGGAACTGGCCGAATTAGGCATTCCCATGGTGATTGCCCTGAACATGTGGGACGAAGCCGGGCGCAAGGGATTGCAGATTTACCCGGAAAAACTGGAAGAACGCCTGGGCATCAAGGTAAGACCCACTTCGGCTTTGTACGGCAAGGGAGTCGTCCGTTTGGTGGAAACCTCCTACCGTTGCCTGGTGGGGGAGTGTGATCCGCCCCGCCGCCTGCTTTATACGTCGCACATAGAAGAACTGGTGCGGGACCTGGAAGCGCGCATCCGGCCCCGGATTCGTCCCCCGCTGCGGGGTTCAGCCCGCTTTTACGCCATCAAGCTGCTGGAAAACACCGATTTCCTTCCCGATACGGTCATGCGGGGCCTGAACCGTTACGCCAAACAGTTGCACCGGATAATCAGGGATTCGCATCATATCGAGCCCTACGAAGCCGTGTCATACGAGCGCCATCACCTGGCCATGAAGCTCACCGAAGAGATTTCTCATTTCGTGGACAGGCGCAGCCGATCCCTGCGCGAGCGCCTGGACCGTTTTCTGTTGCATCCCGTTGCCGGGCAATTCTTCATGCTGCTCTACCTGGTGCTTTTTTTTGTGGTGATCTTTCAGGTGGGGAATCTGCTGAGCGGATTGATGGAGCCGCTGCTGGAGCGCATTCCGCCTCTTTACGCGGGGTTGCGGAACGCGGCTCCCTTCTGGTGGCACACCGTGAATGGGGCCTATCAAGGTTTTGCCGGCGCTTTGGGCATCGTTCTGCCTTACTTTCTGCCGTTGAGTTTCCTTACCGCCCTGTTCATGGACACCGGGTACCTGGCACGAATGGCCTTTCTTCTGGACGGGGTCATGCACCGCATCGGTCTGCACGGCAAATCCGTGGCGCCGTTTATCATGGGCATGGGGTGCTCGGTTCCCGCGGTGTATGCCACCCGCATCATAGAGAATCGCCGCGACCGCACGCTCACGGCCATTCTGATTCCCTTTATTCCCTGTTCCGCGCGCACGGCGGTGATTTTCGCTTTGACCGCGGCGTTCGCCGGCCCGCTGGGAGCGGTTTTCGCCTACCTGCTGGTGGCGGTGGTGATCGGCGCCAGCGGCAAGTTGATGACGCTTTTTTTGGGCAAGCCCACGGGCCTGATACTGGAGATCCCGGATCTGCGCGTACCGTCCGCGGTGGTATCGTTGCGCAAAACCTGGACCATGATCCGCGAATTTCTGTTTGTGGCCGTACCTTTCCTGGTTGCCGGCAGCATCGGCATGTCCTGGCTGGAGCTGGCGAAAATCGATCGCGCGGTCAATGCTTTCCTGGCGCCGTTCCTGCAGTCGGTGCTGGGTCTCCCGGCTGCGCTGGGAGCGGTGCTGGTTTTTGCGTTTTTCCGCAAGGAACTGGTTTTGATCATGGCTACGGTGGCCCTGGGCGCCGCGACCCTGTCGACCTTGCCCCTGACCCCGGAGCAGGTGATGGTTTTCGTGGTTTTCGTGACTTTCTACTTTCCCTGCTTTTCAACCTTCGTGGTGATGTGGAAAGAGTTCGGCGCGCGTATCGCCTGGGGTTCGGCCGCGCTCAGCCTGGTCGTGGCCACCCTGGCCGCCCAGCTGGTGCGGGTGTTATGGTAA